The Limnochorda sp. LNt genome includes a region encoding these proteins:
- a CDS encoding ABC transporter substrate-binding protein translates to MLVTAVPVAAAQKVELRLMSWYFGEEPAATGLKTLIAEFERTHPGISIVPEQVTDTERLTKLTTRMAGGQGPDMYMETASNVRFVVDRGYCINLEPLIAQSAEPIKQRFSDGILEEFSDANGNLYFMPYAIGPTALVYNSRMWRAAGLDPANPPKTWESFVEYAKKLTGNGRYGLAMFGKGDGSSVWRLSYWWMTNGADVLSSDGQRATVNTPEFIEAIEFWANLHKVYHVVPPSAPQNSFSENNAIFAAEVAAMVESGVWQFGVTEKMNPSLKGELRAALMPVRRRPVAAGGGDDGICITTQSKHPKEAFEFLSFLSSAKAGVTLWQIHGKFPANKASLQDPAVAKDSLVQMWLPILPYTKAPVLHPRYPEISSVLGVMQQEVLLGLKSAAQAVADANAKITEIIERK, encoded by the coding sequence GTGCTGGTGACCGCGGTGCCGGTGGCGGCGGCTCAGAAGGTAGAGCTGCGACTAATGTCGTGGTACTTCGGAGAGGAACCTGCGGCGACCGGCCTCAAGACGTTGATCGCAGAATTCGAGAGAACGCATCCCGGCATTTCCATCGTTCCCGAACAGGTAACGGACACGGAGCGTCTCACGAAGCTCACAACCAGGATGGCCGGTGGACAGGGTCCCGACATGTACATGGAGACGGCGAGTAACGTGCGCTTTGTGGTCGACAGGGGGTACTGCATCAACCTGGAGCCCCTGATCGCCCAGAGCGCCGAGCCCATCAAGCAACGGTTCAGCGATGGCATTCTGGAGGAGTTCTCGGACGCCAACGGCAACTTGTACTTTATGCCGTATGCGATCGGCCCAACCGCCCTTGTGTACAACTCGCGGATGTGGAGGGCGGCAGGCCTTGACCCAGCCAACCCGCCGAAAACATGGGAGAGCTTCGTGGAGTACGCCAAGAAGCTTACAGGTAACGGCCGGTACGGCCTCGCAATGTTCGGAAAGGGTGACGGCAGCTCAGTCTGGCGCCTGTCGTATTGGTGGATGACCAACGGTGCAGATGTGCTCAGCAGCGATGGGCAGCGGGCCACGGTCAACACCCCGGAGTTTATCGAGGCGATCGAGTTCTGGGCGAATCTGCACAAAGTGTACCACGTGGTACCCCCGAGCGCGCCCCAGAACAGCTTCTCCGAGAACAACGCCATCTTCGCTGCCGAGGTGGCTGCGATGGTGGAAAGCGGAGTGTGGCAGTTCGGCGTCACGGAGAAGATGAACCCGTCCCTTAAGGGGGAGCTAAGGGCAGCGCTGATGCCCGTCAGGCGGCGGCCTGTGGCAGCGGGTGGTGGTGATGACGGGATCTGCATCACGACACAGTCCAAGCATCCAAAGGAGGCCTTCGAGTTCCTGTCGTTCCTGTCATCAGCCAAGGCGGGCGTGACGCTCTGGCAGATACACGGGAAGTTCCCGGCCAATAAGGCGTCGCTCCAGGACCCTGCCGTCGCCAAGGACAGCCTGGTGCAGATGTGGCTGCCAATCCTACCATACACGAAAGCACCCGTTCTCCATCCGCGCTACCCGGAGATCTCAAGCGTGCTCGGTGTCATGCAACAGGAAGTGCTGCTTGGGCTGAAGAGCGCTGCGCAAGCGGTAGCGGATGCCAACGCGAAGATCACCGAGATTATCGAACGGAAGTAG
- a CDS encoding KDGP aldolase, with protein sequence MTQTIDIPLIGGRVALNVRVRDVATAKAAMEIAGGACLFGFLVREYSSVDAAVEAIQAVQASVDRISVGLGEGDPTQWRAALEVAVRTRPVHLNQPFACAGYSAGYLRGAGNQRTVVNALVNPGSTPGKVIIATGPAGREWGRRQGPTEVPAEEAMAYLRDASVFSVKLFPLRCREAVHHVRAVARAAASAGIPLIEPTGGITPDNLAIILEAALAEGVSVMPHLYGALLSGDGELDIQKFRRCVAIARTVTGKA encoded by the coding sequence GTGACACAAACGATTGACATACCGCTCATCGGGGGCCGCGTCGCGCTGAACGTTAGGGTGCGAGATGTAGCCACGGCGAAGGCGGCCATGGAGATCGCCGGGGGAGCTTGTTTGTTCGGTTTTTTGGTGCGGGAGTACTCAAGCGTGGACGCAGCTGTTGAGGCAATCCAAGCAGTCCAGGCGAGTGTGGATCGTATCTCGGTCGGGTTGGGTGAGGGAGATCCCACGCAGTGGCGAGCTGCCCTTGAGGTCGCAGTGCGCACCCGGCCGGTGCACTTGAACCAACCCTTCGCGTGCGCTGGATACTCAGCCGGGTATCTGCGTGGCGCCGGCAACCAACGCACCGTGGTCAATGCTCTGGTCAATCCGGGCTCGACGCCCGGAAAGGTGATCATCGCGACCGGGCCGGCGGGGCGGGAATGGGGCCGCCGACAGGGGCCCACGGAAGTGCCGGCCGAGGAGGCCATGGCCTACTTGAGGGACGCGTCCGTTTTCTCCGTGAAGCTCTTCCCGCTCAGGTGTCGTGAGGCGGTGCACCACGTGCGGGCGGTGGCGCGCGCGGCAGCGTCCGCAGGGATCCCGTTGATAGAGCCTACTGGTGGTATCACTCCGGATAACCTGGCAATCATACTCGAAGCGGCGCTGGCGGAGGGAGTCAGCGTGATGCCGCACCTTTATGGAGCGCTCTTATCCGGTGACGGAGAGCTGGACATCCAGAAGTTCAGACGTTGCGTTGCCATCGCGAGGACTGTAACCGGCAAGGCTTAA
- a CDS encoding carbohydrate ABC transporter permease codes for MGMAFLRYRRWLRTADKLYTYASLGLVTVFVLLPFFWILSTSLKPESETFKFPVQWIPGKPTIAAYVEMWSHRPYGIYLLNSAFVALASMLIAVTVSSMSAYGLSRFRFRGSNWVLLAMMGTQMVPPMLLLISYFKVMSAAGLFDTLWALIITYTAYLLPFSVWIMKGYLDTIPVDLDEAALIDGCSPGNVFWRVILPVILPGIVATAIFSFLLAWNEFTFAYVLTSSDKRYTIGVGIAYLFGEYSVAWNELMAAGMVASLPPILLFFFASKYLISGLTAGALK; via the coding sequence ATGGGCATGGCCTTCCTAAGATATCGGCGCTGGCTGCGAACCGCAGACAAGCTGTACACCTACGCCTCCCTTGGCCTAGTGACAGTCTTCGTGCTGCTCCCGTTCTTCTGGATCCTGTCAACCTCGTTAAAGCCCGAGAGCGAAACCTTCAAGTTTCCGGTGCAGTGGATACCGGGTAAGCCTACCATCGCTGCGTACGTCGAAATGTGGTCTCATCGTCCGTACGGCATCTACCTGCTCAACAGCGCTTTTGTGGCACTGGCCTCCATGCTGATTGCGGTTACCGTTTCGTCCATGTCAGCTTACGGACTGTCGAGATTCCGTTTCCGAGGGTCCAACTGGGTTTTGCTGGCCATGATGGGCACTCAGATGGTGCCGCCCATGCTATTGCTCATCAGCTACTTCAAGGTCATGTCCGCGGCCGGGCTGTTCGACACGTTGTGGGCACTGATCATCACCTACACGGCCTACCTGCTGCCGTTCAGCGTGTGGATCATGAAGGGATATCTCGACACGATACCCGTCGACCTGGACGAGGCAGCGCTGATCGACGGGTGCTCACCGGGCAACGTGTTCTGGAGGGTCATCCTGCCCGTGATCCTGCCCGGCATCGTGGCAACGGCCATCTTCTCCTTTCTCCTGGCCTGGAACGAATTCACGTTTGCCTACGTCCTCACGAGTTCGGATAAGCGGTACACGATAGGCGTCGGGATCGCGTACCTGTTCGGGGAGTACAGCGTTGCCTGGAACGAACTCATGGCCGCGGGGATGGTCGCGTCGTTGCCTCCCATTCTCTTGTTTTTCTTCGCCTCCAAGTACCTCATTTCCGGCCTCACCGCCGGTGCGTTGAAGTAG